One Hevea brasiliensis isolate MT/VB/25A 57/8 chromosome 5, ASM3005281v1, whole genome shotgun sequence genomic region harbors:
- the LOC110669124 gene encoding uncharacterized protein LOC110669124 translates to MDNQLILYVKNTVKVPLGEDDAIAIDKVDVNVKDKKILTALNMSDFPEKTIIEAEANGKSIHRMLQRVGALRSQDLVMPQHANPTVCFHCLPEKLREYFSEPVSSLFTCKMWSKLKREIENSTSETRSAVMVVEVLIATVTFQLVLSPLGSFQQSNDDHGFQEHSNGTAAIASDVVIFITLMILNLVGFFSSIAMILMLIRGFPLKNLLRITVLATSGSFLITIF, encoded by the coding sequence ATGGATAACCAGCTCATTTTATATGTCAAAAATACTGTTAAAGTCCCGTTGGGCGAGGATGATGCCATTGCTATAGATAAAGTGGACGTGAACGTCAAGGACAAGAAAATTTTAACTGCTCTTAACATGTCTGATTTTCCAGAAAAGACTATAATTGAAGCAGAAGCAAATGGGAAGAGCATCCACAGAATGCTTCAACGTGTAGGAGCACTTAGAAGCCAAGATCTTGTTATGCCTCAACATGCAAATCCTACGGTATGTTTCCATTGTCTTCCTGAGAAACTGCGTGAGTACTTCTCCGAACCAGTTTCCTCCTTGTTTACTTGTAAGATGTGGTCAAAACTGAAAAGGGAAATAGAAAATTCAACCTCAGAGACGAGAAGTGCAGTGATGGTTGTGGAAGTACTAATTGCAACTGTCACCTTTCAATTAGTTTTAAGTCCCCTAGGTAGTTTTCAACAATCGAATGATGATCATGGGTTCCAAGAACATTCAAATGGAACGGCTGCAATAGCATCTGATGTTGTGATTTTCATTACACTTATGATTTTGAACTTGGTCGGATTCTTTTCTTCAATTGCTATGATCCTAATGCTCATAAGAGGATTTCCTCTCAAGAATCTCCTGAGGATTACTGTCTTAGCCACATCTGGTAGCTTTCTGATCACAATATTTTAA